A stretch of Crossiella cryophila DNA encodes these proteins:
- a CDS encoding vWA domain-containing protein, producing MRRLLAAGLVLGLVAGCAGSGPEPVTLSVLASSELADLAPVLAELKKDTGIDLAMDYRGTVEASNSLTPGQYKHDLAWLSSDRFFQLRTRKTGTHGPAPLATRTMLSPLVVGLPASKARKLRDSVPGGQPTWADLAARAAAGEFRFGMADPHITGSGLAALIGVATAAAGTGVSLRPEDVACDKLRGFFTGRAFTAQSTPALTEEYVKRQGEVDAIVSYESVLLSLQTTGKLKEPLELIYPRDGIVLADYPLLLLDNDKRAAYDRLTEWLRSERVQRLIMERTARRPIDPALSRTEQLRPEIGNSLYFPDRQEVVDTLLAAYDRATSGAGRQVVFVLDFSASMAGSRIEALRAAFKELSGAGGFDRFHRGETITVLRFAGQVLEEKTVTVSGPGDLDTVNRLLATEELGKGTAIWSALDHAYRTVKGEASIVLMTDGENNAGISLADFLRNREHAPEGKSVRTYAIRFGTADPVELTRAAQATGGRMVDAAQTSLLAAVKEIRGCG from the coding sequence GTGAGGCGCCTGCTCGCGGCCGGACTGGTGCTCGGGTTGGTGGCCGGATGCGCGGGCAGCGGACCCGAGCCGGTGACGCTGTCCGTGCTGGCCAGCTCCGAGCTGGCCGATCTGGCGCCGGTGCTGGCCGAGTTGAAGAAGGACACCGGCATCGACCTGGCCATGGACTACCGCGGCACGGTCGAGGCCAGCAACTCGCTGACGCCCGGCCAGTACAAACACGACCTGGCCTGGCTGTCCTCCGACCGGTTCTTCCAGCTCCGCACCCGCAAGACCGGCACTCACGGCCCCGCCCCCCTGGCCACCCGCACCATGCTGTCCCCGCTGGTCGTGGGCCTGCCCGCGAGCAAGGCCAGGAAACTGCGGGACAGCGTGCCCGGCGGCCAGCCGACCTGGGCGGACCTGGCCGCGCGGGCCGCGGCGGGGGAGTTCCGCTTCGGCATGGCCGACCCGCACATCACCGGCAGCGGCCTGGCCGCGCTGATCGGGGTGGCCACCGCCGCCGCGGGCACCGGAGTCTCGCTGCGACCGGAGGACGTGGCCTGCGACAAACTGCGCGGCTTCTTCACCGGCCGCGCCTTCACCGCGCAGAGCACCCCCGCCCTGACCGAGGAGTACGTCAAACGCCAGGGCGAGGTGGACGCGATCGTCAGCTACGAATCAGTACTGCTGTCCCTCCAGACCACCGGAAAACTCAAGGAACCCCTGGAACTGATCTACCCACGGGACGGCATCGTCCTAGCCGACTACCCACTCCTCCTGCTGGACAACGACAAACGCGCCGCCTACGACCGGTTGACCGAGTGGCTGCGGTCCGAACGGGTGCAACGGCTGATCATGGAACGAACCGCCCGGCGCCCCATAGACCCCGCGCTGTCCCGCACCGAACAACTCCGCCCGGAGATCGGCAACTCGCTGTACTTCCCGGACCGCCAGGAGGTCGTGGACACCCTGCTCGCCGCCTACGATCGGGCCACCAGCGGAGCCGGACGACAGGTGGTGTTCGTGCTGGACTTCTCCGCCTCCATGGCGGGCAGCCGGATCGAGGCACTGCGGGCGGCGTTCAAGGAGTTGAGCGGTGCGGGCGGCTTCGACCGCTTCCACCGCGGCGAGACCATCACCGTGCTCCGCTTCGCCGGGCAGGTGCTGGAGGAGAAGACGGTCACCGTGTCCGGCCCTGGGGATCTGGACACGGTGAACCGCCTGCTGGCCACCGAGGAACTGGGCAAGGGCACCGCGATCTGGTCCGCGCTGGACCACGCCTACCGCACGGTCAAGGGCGAGGCATCGATCGTGCTGATGACCGACGGCGAGAACAACGCGGGCATCAGCCTCGCCGATTTCCTGCGCAACCGGGAGCACGCGCCCGAGGGAAAGTCGGTGCGCACATACGCGATCCGGTTCGGCACAGCCGATCCGGTGGAACTGACCAGGGCGGCGCAGGCCACCGGCGGCCGGATGGTGGACGCCGCCCAGACCTCGCTGCTCGCGGCGGTGAAGGAGATCCGGGGCTGTGGATAA